From Strix aluco isolate bStrAlu1 chromosome 5, bStrAlu1.hap1, whole genome shotgun sequence:
AGAAGTCATATTCACAATCTTACAATCTTGggcaagaaaataaagcagtgcAAACTTGACCAAAACTACAGGAATTTGCACATTTAGATAAAGAGGTAGACCATGAAGTTGAGATTCATCTCCTGAATCAACTCTTTGGTGAGGCATAAATCCTTTCCTCAAACACCCTCTACTACCAGCTGAGCTGTGTACTGGCAACGTTAAGGAATGACAGGAAGAGACATTCTCCCACTCAAGCTGTAAGACAAAGTAATTTCTCCACTACTGAAATTCCAGTCCAGTGGCTGAAGAAGTTTATATAAACTCACCCTTCAGGCTTCTACAGAGAGACAGGTCAAGCTGTTAGAGACCCTACTTAAGGGACAGCCAGAAGGCTTTTTAGTTATAAGTGTACTGATCTAATggatgtttttaattattaatatttcctACTTCATTAATAAATGAGATAGTGCAGTAATCACTGCAGGAAACACATGTAACAGGGAAACCTATTCAGAGAGGCACAGAAACAGTCACACAGTTATTTGAGGGACCAGCAGTAATTCCCATATTAAAATCCAAATTTCTCAATTTTGCTCTTGTTAACAAATACACAGTTTATGCTaataattttacatttcattctATTAAGCTAGTAATAGGTGCCCTGATGTCAGAAAGATGTGTACTGTTCTACAAGACAACACGGGTCTGCCAGTTTTGAGTGGACCAAAATTTCCACTTATTTAGAACATCGCAACAGTTCCCTTCAGCAACATCAGTCACTGCATTCCTATATGAGCTGCCCTCTGCACTGTTTTTGCATAGACTACCAAGTTCATGGTCCTGTGTCTTTTCTTCAAATGGAAGAACCTCCAGCCCCCACACACCTAGAAGACATTTTAGTTACCAATATTGAAAATATTACCGATAGCTCCACTCCCTGGTGCAAAGACCTCACTACATTAAACATGAAATGCTTCTCTACAGGACATAGATTGTTCCCAACAGTTGCTCTACAGCAAGAAATAAACTCCTCCAAAACCTAAAATACATCACCAACTGTGAGTTTAAGGAATACTATTTTGaccttgtatttaaaaataaatatatagtagcatttacattaaaaatgtaaacacacccccccaccccccacccccccctccaaaaaaaagcCTGTATGAACAAACAAGATCTCTGGCCCAAGAGGTGGCAGAGATAAAAACAAGGAAATGGGAATAAGAGAGAACAAGGAATGACTGACAGATCCTAGAAAGCCCTGTCACTGGAAGAAGCTGAGATTGACCTGTGAACCTAGACAGAATGAAATAGACACTTTTGACTCCCAGCATATAGGAACTGACACTTCAgtaacaaaaaagcaaatgtggCAGTACTATGGAAGAAAATGCAGCTATCTGCTACATAGTCTATCCAAGTGCATGCAAACAGGTAACAAATTTTTCCTCAAAGCATCTGAACATCTATGCACCACTACCATTGCAACAGTAAATGACACAAGCTCAGTAGCGAGTGGTATACAGTCTTCTGTCCTTACTTTTCATTTATCTGCACTCCAACTTTGTCCAAACCGATTTTTCTTGTGCATGAATCTCGTCCAATTGCTAGCAACACCTGCAAAACAGCAGTGcatattactgatttttttaaaacctcaaaaGTGCATTTGAATGTGgctattattttcattatatacTAAGGATTAGTATCTAAGGCTTGATCACATAAATATGAATACATTTGTTACCCATTGTCCATTCATAGAGCTCAAGACAAGCCACACCACCACCATGACCTAACAATACCAGGTTTTAATGATAAGATTAAATACAGCCAAATAACTTTCCCTGGAAAAATACCCCAAGAGTATTCTATACAAATTGGGTATGGTCAGAATCTTTATTTCCTCGCACTTTTATATCAAATTTTTATACCATATCTCTACCAGAGCAGGTGACCCCAAAATGCTCCACAAAGAAAGGGCTCTTTACGAAGGAAACTCAGATGCTCATGCAAATAAAAAGACCATAAATTAATCTTTGTTTTGGTCAGAAAATATCATTTACTTGCATAGGCTCTCAGTCAAATTCACTGCCAAAGAGTATTATTTGTTGAATATTATTTGCTTGAACATTTGTTCAGAATTGTTCAGACAGACCAGGACAAATTCTTACCCATCCTATCAACTTGGCTACCTTAACAAGCAAAACAAGTTCCAGCCTATACTATCACAAGGAAAAGTGCTATGTGCTTTGCAGTCTTGGACAACTGCCCAGATAACTACACAATGCTTCTCATACGACAACAAGAACTGTTCTAACGGAATCCAAGATCTGCTTCAAGCCTTTTAGAAGACCAAGCATGCCAATCTTCAGAGCTGAAAGTCTTGAAATGCACAGCACACAGCTCATAGCTTCTATGAGGAGTGACAGCATTTCAGTAGAAGATGTAGTAGCAATAAGAAATCAGAAGTTTCCTTCATGAAAGGATGGCACTGATTTTCTAGCTAAAAAGCTTTCACTACTATGGACCAGGAAAAACAGTATTACAGCACTGTGCAACAGCACTGTCGTTATTGTTAGACTTTCTCATAAAATTGGCCCTCAGACGTACTGAAGCATGTCCTTGCCATGGGATGACTGATGCACTATACAGGTAAATGAGGTCACTGGCACATAGTATTTGCAGTCTAAAATCCCAGGCTGGCAAACGCTCGTCTTTATGCATTCTGTGTAGTTCCAACTACGTcattcacaactttttttttctttcagcatcaaGGTCTAAGAAAATGAGTGGTGTGAGGGGTGATGGAAACAGTCAATCAAACATATAATGGCATGCCTGCACACTGCAATTTTATTAAGTGTGTAATGAAGTTCTCTGACTGACTTGGCACAGGGTGTTAATTATTTTTGTGAAGATGCTGCATCAACAACAGGTCTTGAGAAGACATGACACCTGTTTGTTTAGCTTTTGCACAAACCATTGTTTTGTGCTAACTCCAGAACACGCTTTAGTTACTATGAAAGCTATTATAAATCATCACTTATCATTTATGACAAATATCCCACTGGGGAAAAATTCTGCCACTGATTTCACATGACCAAGTTGATCTACATCCCTACGCTAAGAAACAGGTTTCAGAAGCATGCAAGCAATTTGGCAAGGCACATGGGACTCATGCCCATGAATTCTGGGACTTTTGTCACATTAATTACCTGTTGATTCTGTGCAATTAGCACATTgtaatgattaaaataattttagaaaatctAAACTACGGATAAAAACACCCCACAAAATCTCAACATTAAATGGAAGGCTATTTCACGTTCTTCATGTATATAGACAGGACTCACAGTATTGTATTCCCCTTCAATTATTTGGTTTCCCTTTGTGGACTTGGCTATAACTTTCAATCTTCCAGGAGTTCCTTCCTCAATCTGCTCAACCTACAACAtcatgggggaagaaaaaagggggaggggggaacaaaaaaagaaaaaaggggtttgTTTCAAATAAAGATATGCAAATATATCTTTGTCCCACCACATACCTTATAATTGTTTAACCATGATCTAAAATTAAGCATTTATTCTAAAGATATTTTCACCTTTCTCTAAATTTGTGATTACTACTTgcatatttaaacattttggtTTATTGCCATGCATTTATTCTTATGACCAACACAATAAGACCtcatttctgtttataaaagTTGATTGACAGCTAAGTTCTTGTACAAGCCCTCCATATGAGCTGGTATGAACTGGGAACAGAGGAAATGAGGAGGAAGGGAACTCTTGCAAGACCTAGAAACACCATCAGACATTGTCTCCAACCACACCCAGAGGACCATCGTGCCTTCCACCCGTGGGAAACCACTGTCATAGCCCAGCCCTTAGCAGTACAGGCCTTGGCTCTGTTTCAGTGACATTAGTCTGACACAAAGCTGCCATGGCCTTGCAGGAGAGGGCAGCAGCTGGCTCTAAATGGCTGAAAAAACATCatcagcttaagaaaaaaaacacttcagaattCCCCAGTCAgctgaaataagtatttctagTCTTAGCTACAGATCCAGCTGCGCACTCTCTCAAGTAATGCAGCAGCTGTCTATActagcaaagcaaaaaaaaaaaaaagcagtaaaggtGAATCTTTTTGCAACCGTGCTCTTTGTTCAGAGTaataaaaaaaggtttatttaaaccaaaacaaaatccaaaatacACCCCATTCCACACCCCACCCCGCCATATACCAGAAAACAATAAAGCAGAAAGAGCAATACCACTGGctttttttccaaacactcctttttcttctgataaataAATCAACTAAACAAGTGAGTGGAATTTGAAGCTACATATGTGGGTTATTTTTTGTCCTCATTAATATTCACTGTACTGTGAGGAAAGGACTGGATATCCTCAGCTACCATCCTTCCCTTACCCTCTCATGAAACAGCAAGGTTTCGGCTTCTTCCTGTAGCTGGCTGTACATACAAGGGACACGTACGTGTGAAACACTTAATTCTCGGAAATTTTAGTGTTCGTTCTACAGATGAAGAAGTACTCTTCAACAACTGCCCTAGCTCCTACTTCATATTCAGTATCtagagacagaaaaagcaaagtttCTGACAAAGTTCTGTTCTCCCctgtcctttattttttaattttaagaagcCCAAACTTTCTGTGCCATCCTACCAACTTTAAAGGATCGCTGTGTTAAACTGCTCCTGTTCAAAGGCAGCATTATTTATAACAATTCATCTTCTGTCTTCAAACATCCCAACGAAGGGTTTTAATAAGCACAACATGCATAACTTCAAAAACAATGTTTGAAAGAGATGAGAAGCCCTGCTAAAAACATATCCAGCAACTTAAATTTAAGGATATTCTCAACTAGAAACAGGGCCAAGTATTTTATTCCCATCGAAACCAAAGACATATAGTGAACCAACACGATAAAATACACAAAAGTGCATTTTGTGACTAGGGTGATGGACTGCTCTTTGCAGGGTGCATCTGGAGGAGCCCACTTGCCATTTAGATGAAATGATCTTGTAAAAACAGCTTCCTTCTTCCTCATCCCCCATTAGAGCCTACAAAAAGCTACATCTGAAACAAAAGCTGGATAATCATCCCTGCTTTTCATACAACATGGGATTTCTGCAATgcaaacacacataaaaataaaagttcctGGAAACATCTACTTTGACTTCTCACAGCAAATCTCTTACACTCTGTGAGAGAGGGTCAGATCCACAGCATGATAGCtggcaagaatattttttaagcTACTCTTGATATTGCTAAGGGTGAAAACAGTCTTCACTCGATTTAATGCTTTAATCCCCCAAACTGTTAAACTTGGCAACACACTGGCTTAACACCAAATTGAAAACTGCTTAATACATTATTTCCCATTTCATAATAATTAAGCACTAGTTactgtgaaaaaaacattaagcAAAATACTGTTAGCACCCTCTGAAGTCTTTGATAAGGCAATTTTACATTAGAAAAGCTCCAGAGCTTATCTAATTTGCTTTTCAACCTGAATTTGCCTATACGTGTATGTAACTAGCTGCACGAGCACTCCTATTGAATTCAACAAAAATTGAGCAAGTATTTAAGGACTCTGCCAAGTAAAGGATATAGATGGATACTTCTAAAGCCTGTTTACTTTTCTGGATAGTCCACTGGTCCGGGGCACATAAGCAGTATTTGCTGGCTGTGAATTTGAGAACTGGCAATGAAAAATATGACTATTTGTGATGCGTTGGCCCTGATCTTACAGGAAATTATATATCTTCTTAATTATGAGCCTGCAAGAAGTTTCACAGATTTCAGGACAACTGCTGAATTTGCAGGACCAGGATGAGCAGGAGTAACAATATTTTCAATGCAACATATACTAACCTATCTAATTCTGACAAAAACAATGACTTCTGGAATCTCACAAAATTTTAACACTAAGTTGTACCTTTCAATTACATAAGATTCACGGACTTACTCAGTTTAAACCAAAAATTAACCCATACTATAGCGTAACAGATCCTGTGTGTTGCAAACTCAACTTTTGCAttcactaaaataatttatatcttAAACCATTATGATAGGTATATCACAATCAGTTGCAGCCATATACCACTTTGAGCCTACCTTGATCGGCACAAACTCCCTAATAAAGTTGATTCCATGGTCTTCCATATATTTGCCAATTTTGTTTGCAATATCCTGGTCAAATCCTCTTAAGAGGATGGATCTCACCATTACAGTGACATCCAATCCAAGACCTGCAAGAAATCCTGCACATTCCAAGGCAACATAGGAAGCTCCAACCACCAGGGTTTTCCCTGGACAGtaaggcagagagaaaagatcatcactggtaaaaaaaaaagagggaaaaaagaaaagaaagttagaGACAACCAGAAGAATGTATTGTGCTTTACATTTATCTAATTTCTTCTGTAAGAATAGGACTTTATTCATCTTCCTGCTCACTAAGAAAACCCAATGACTTAATTTTTTGGAAATTCAGCTGGAATACAAGATCATTATTCAGCTGGCATACATGACAAATTAAAAAGTTCTAATTAGGagtacacacaaaaaaagagtaTGAAAATTCTGAATCACCACAaaaattttgagggttttttttacagaaacttatggcaaattgttaaaaaaaaaggtaggttgttttttctctctgaacCTTGCTTCAAATATTTTGCTGCAAATTTTAGTTCCTGAGAgctaaaaggaagaggaaggggttCAGCTTTAAGATAAAAATACCATATTCACTTCTTTGAAGATTTATCCTTTTGCTAAAGCTTTATACACACTGCCAAATATACACAgacaataaaacaaattaatgcAAACCACAGTAACTGGCAGAGATAGAAGTACGAAATTATGTAAAACATGTTCATTTGcctgctttccatttctttcaactCCTTCATCAAGCTACATCAGTTCTACCACACTTTGGACTGAGACTACAAAACCAGGGCTTCTCAAGGAAGCAGGGACTCACGGAGGCATCACACTTGCTTGTCAGAGACTTAGGCAGTTTGGCAATGCAACTCTCTGAAGATTTAAATCTAAAATAAGTGTCTCTTTCTCAGCCAACAACTGCAAAGGCTAAACAAAGACGCTCTCTGCAAATGTTGtggtgaaataaaatatgattttgtaATTAAAGGCTACATCATAGTTCCTATCCCCCAGGGAACACGGGGAAAATTACACAGCCAGCCTCAATCTGATAGCCTTTAACGCTGGCATTCTTGACTCCTACACCTCAATGTTACTTTAAAGTATCACTTTACAGGCTATGTTATCTGTTACCTTTAATTTCAGTACTACTTATTAGAAGGGAAACGTACAACATGGTGTTTTGATTTCACAGGGATTATGCCAGTTATTTATTTCATGGCTAGAGGTTTGCAAGCCTGTAATTTCAACCTCTGTTTCTACATTAAATAACTTAAAACTTACTTTGacatgaaaacacatttcatctgcatatcactttttttttggtcaaaattcTGCTAGAATTGCTTGGTCTTATCAATTGACGAGACATTTGAAACTGGTTTTCCTAAAAGTTGAATTAACTTCACTGAGTAGCTGGAAGAAAACTGGGTTGAGACTGCCCCAATGCATGAAGACAGAGACACTTCTACCTGCTTCACAACATCAAGTGCTTTGCAACTCCTGATTTCCTTGATATTTGAGCAGGGAGGTTTCTTTCAATCAGACTGTGCTCTTCAttaccaaaaaaaggaaagaccataaggaatagagaggaagtgTGTGTACTGGTAACTGGGGCAGAGCTGATGAATTAATTTTATCATGGACATACACATGATTTATGGGTTTCTTGGTTACTGCTGTTATCAGTCAGAAACAGAACCATCTTAGCCAGCCATCCACAGTCCTCTGGTGTCTACTGGACACCAGTGGTTTTAGCACCTTAAAATTCATCTGTAGCTATTCTCCTGTGCTTACTTTCCCCTAACAAAAAGTTacacaggaaagaaaaccagcaaCCAAGCAGCCCTGCTCAGGCTTCACCACTTTCTCCTGTAGACAAAGCATTTATACATGGTGAATGACTTCATATTCCTCCCTGTTTTTACCTGCTAATGCAGTATTCCTTGTCTCCAGGTATACCCAAGTAGCGTGGTCGTTCACCAGTGGCAATAAGAAATCTCTCAGCTGTGTACAGCTTCTCAACTCCTCTTTTATTTGTTGCCTGTGGGCAAAGTATTAGTCCAAAGTGAGTATTTCGCAGTTCTACCGAGGGAAAAATTATTCTATTTGAAAAGCATCTCTATTCAGAAAGTACTAAAGGAAGACCCAGCAAACATGGCTAGGGAGTACCTTAACTGTGTGTGGCCCAACAAATTCTCCGTATGCATTCTCATACGtgactttcttctctctcagtgCAACCCGATATCCCCAGTTCAGTGAACCAATGTAATTCTGAACAGATTCTGTCATAGTCATCCAGTTGTGTTTGACTGttagaaacaaaagagaaaggtTCATCTTTCAGGCTGTGAGTCCCTTTTCCATAGCAAACCTTGTATTCTCAGACCAATTTTTTTCATGACCCAGTCACCTTTGTCTTATTCCTTTTTTATTCCAGGGCAACACTACTGAAATTCAAAGAACTACATCAGCGTAGACAACATGAGAGGTCACAAGTGGAAAAGATATCActtaaaacatggaaaatttaGACTTACTGCATCATCTATAGTTTTCTATTGACCCATGCTGTGAGCAGGTGACATTGCTCAACAAATGAAGACTATGAATGTCTGAGAGGTGCCTCTGCATGTTCCCCACTACAGGATTACACCCTAAATAAATCCCAATCCTATAACCATGCACATTAGAACTAATAGAAGTAAAATTCATCTTCTTATGTAGTAGTGACAGAGCCTGAGGGAAAGGGAACCCTTGCCTGCAATTATGAGGAAGTTTCTAACAGGACATTCTGGGGTATTCCCTTAGATGTTGTGTTACATTCAGAAATGGAGTAGTACCTTATGGCTTTTATTCACACAGTAATCTTATCAAATGCTAACATGATCAGAAGCTATTAATAAACAGATCAAATGCTGCAAGGCAATAAGCCCCGTGGCTTTAGACTTGAAAAGTGTTTAAGTTTATGTGTAATCTCTCTGAAGTTGCCTCACATTGTTAAAGCCAGCACATGCTTAAGTGTGACAAGCACTTGGTTGTGAAAAGACCCTCTGGATTTTCAGTACAAATGACAAAACTGCAAAAAAGTGTTCTCCTCCTTTACCTTCTTCCGTAAACTGCCATCCAAATTTGCGTGAATCTTCCAAGGCTTGTCCCAGTAAAGCTGCCTGGTGCATCAATTTTTTAGGTATACAGCCCACATTTACACATGTTCCTCCAAGACCTGAGAGAAAGGAACAGAATATGTTTTTTGCATCAGTGTGGCTGATCTGAAAGGAGAATCAGAGTCTCTGCGTAAAGCTCCTTTGTAACAGGTTTGCAGTGGAAAGAAATTTACCCCATGAGTTTCCCAGCGGCGTAGGTGTGACAAAGTCCAGCACCAtcactttcttttcatatttggCAGCCTCctgcaaaacaaattaaataagaCCCGTATCTAAATATTAGAGGTTAAATTTGGAGTAGATGATAACATCATGCATTGCTGAAAAGCTTTGTGACTTTTAATTTAGTAATAATGAATGATTTGCAAGGGAACAGCCAGACAGTCATTAATCTTCTGAATTAATCTGTGCactcagtaggaaaaaaagatcaaaggaaaaaaataggcaTTCATCCTGCTACACAACAGCATGGCACCAGTTGATACACAGAAGACTCAGGGAGTCAGACCTCCATCCTGTCAGTTTGTTCACACTATTTCCCAACATGCCATTTACTTTTAACATATTTAACAAATTCTTCATTAATCCAGTTTTCCCTTCAAAGATGGTTTCTCGACCATTTGTTTGAAAACACATCACACAATGACATAATCAGTCATGTGGCCAAGCATTACAACTGTGCttatccaattttttttcttgtagtagAAGGGAACACTTGATTTTGAGTACAATCTGCAGCTGTTAGGATCAGCTCTTGCTCTTCGAGCTAGTCAACCTGTGGCAAGCTGACTTTACTGTCAGGATGTGCAGATGTCATCCAGACTAGAAAAGTGATGGTTTATTTCATGATATTTCCCCTGAGAAGTCTCATTAGCAAATCTACAATCAATGTCTGTAAATGATGTTGAGAACTGGAATTGATACACTGATTCCTTCgtgctttttaagaaaaaggcaaaaatcaacAGTGGTAACTGGTACCAGAGAAAAATACTTAAGTAAGTATTTTACTACATAGCTGAGAAACAGTAACAACAGACTTCCCCATGAAATGCAGCAAAATAACTTTGCTGCTTGGAGTAACCACAGCTGTGCTGCATCACATGATGAGTTCTTAGACATGTAAGCAGTAACAACTATAGGGACAGGATATTACCCTAAGGCCTTGGGTTTGGTTTGGCAGGAGCTGGACAGCCTTCAGCATTATGTTACCAGTAATACTTGTTAATCCAAACAGCTGACAATCAGAATTTCAATTTTAACTGTATCTTCATGCAAAATACAAATCATATTTCAAACAACACAGGCTGTAGACACCTTTGGAAAATATTAATGTACTAGATTTCTGCTTCTGATAAAGGTTGGCCAAGAAGCTAATTTCTATCCATTAGTAGCACCTCTGAGAAAGTTCCTCAGAAAGGTGCTTAAGGACTGAGATGCATTACTAATGCTCCTTTATAATAACAACTCTTATACACAGCTCAAAAGAGCTTTACTAGTGCTAGCTAATTAGAATGCATGGCTTCCCAAGCTTACACTCAGCTATACGCTCACACAATACAGCACAGCATTGCATCGCCACCTCGGGTAGAGATCACAGATATAACCACTTCTGCAGAGTGATACGCCCACAGTAACAAAACCTGCCCTGAAGACTTTCAAACCTTACGGGGTTCAGTGCAGTGCTGCATGAACATACCAAGGTTGCTTAAGGCTGGAGCTGTGTGAACTGATAGTAGTGGCCTGGCACTTTGGTCTGGCTCTGCAGTTGGTTTGCAGAGTCAGTTTGGCAGTGTCTGCACTCACCGTGGAGACATGTCTCCAAAATAACAAGCTCTGAGCACAatatagagaggaaaaggaagacgTGCACACAAAGCTGCATGTGTCAGTGAAAAGCACACATTTAATCAACCTAGTTAAACTGCTGTAAACCTGAGTGTAGGTATCTGGAACTTGCTATAAGAGCCGtgtagttgggtttttttcattttgtttttgctttttaaag
This genomic window contains:
- the TXNRD1 gene encoding thioredoxin reductase 1, cytoplasmic isoform X2 yields the protein MNGHTPVPHSYDYDLIVIGGGSGGLAAAKEAAKYEKKVMVLDFVTPTPLGNSWGLGGTCVNVGCIPKKLMHQAALLGQALEDSRKFGWQFTEEVKHNWMTMTESVQNYIGSLNWGYRVALREKKVTYENAYGEFVGPHTVKATNKRGVEKLYTAERFLIATGERPRYLGIPGDKEYCISSDDLFSLPYCPGKTLVVGASYVALECAGFLAGLGLDVTVMVRSILLRGFDQDIANKIGKYMEDHGINFIREFVPIKVEQIEEGTPGRLKVIAKSTKGNQIIEGEYNTVLLAIGRDSCTRKIGLDKVGVQINEKTGKIPVNDEEQTNVPYIYAVGDILQDKLELTPVAIQAGRLLVQRLYAGATSKCDYVNVPTTVFTPLEYGACGYSEETAVEKFGEENIEVYHSHFWPLEWTVPSRDNNKCYAKIICNIQDNERVIGFHVLGPNAGEVTQGFAAAIKCGMTKEQLDSTIGIHPVCAEIFTTLSVTKRSGESTLQPGC
- the TXNRD1 gene encoding thioredoxin reductase 1, cytoplasmic isoform X1 encodes the protein MHQAALLGQALEDSRKFGWQFTEEVKHNWMTMTESVQNYIGSLNWGYRVALREKKVTYENAYGEFVGPHTVKATNKRGVEKLYTAERFLIATGERPRYLGIPGDKEYCISSDDLFSLPYCPGKTLVVGASYVALECAGFLAGLGLDVTVMVRSILLRGFDQDIANKIGKYMEDHGINFIREFVPIKVEQIEEGTPGRLKVIAKSTKGNQIIEGEYNTVLLAIGRDSCTRKIGLDKVGVQINEKTGKIPVNDEEQTNVPYIYAVGDILQDKLELTPVAIQAGRLLVQRLYAGATSKCDYVNVPTTVFTPLEYGACGYSEETAVEKFGEENIEVYHSHFWPLEWTVPSRDNNKCYAKIICNIQDNERVIGFHVLGPNAGEVTQGFAAAIKCGMTKEQLDSTIGIHPVCAEIFTTLSVTKRSGESTLQPGC